One region of Triticum aestivum cultivar Chinese Spring chromosome 6B, IWGSC CS RefSeq v2.1, whole genome shotgun sequence genomic DNA includes:
- the LOC123139413 gene encoding mRNA-decapping enzyme subunit 2 produces MAMAGGGGLNRSSSRGQLPPQELLDDLCSRFVLNVPKEDLESFERILFLLEQAHWFYEDNSVEHNPSLKSLSFKDFTSLMFNSCAALRPYRAHLDDIYKDFTHYKFRVPVSGAIILDDNYDRCLLVKGWKSSASWSFPRGKRSKDEEDHTCAVREVLEETGCDVSKLLKMDDHIEVSIGQQRVRLYIITGVKEDTVFAPQTKKEISEISWHRIDDLLPASDDAISRGVNGMKLYMVAPFLTGLKSWIGTHRSQVYQKSDTSARGTVWKAKNPSGVFVPVENPVITRAGSDAQNPVITRAGPGTQNPVITRAGSGTQHVDNRPGKSFRSFRFDTASILQSMEASFLRT; encoded by the exons TGCTCGACGATCTCTGCAG CCGGTTCGTGCTGAACGTGCCCAAGGAGGACCTGGAGTCGTTCGAGCGGATTCTGTTCCTGCTGGAGCAGGCGCACTGGTTCTACGAGGACAACTCCGTGGAGCACAACCCCTCCCTCAAGTCCCTCTCCTTCAAGGACTTCACCTCCCTCA TGTTCAACAGCTGCGCCGCCCTCAGGCCCTACCGCGCGCACCTCGACGACATCTACAAGGACTTCACCCACTACAAGTTCCGCGTCCCCGTCTCCGGCGccatcatcctcgatgacaattaTGACAGG TGCTTACTTGTGAAAGGATGGAAGTCTAGTGCAAGCTGGAGTTTTCCCCGTGGAAAGAGGAGCAAAGATGAAGAGGATCATACTTGTGCAGTTAGAGAA GTTCTGGAGGAGACTGGGTGTGATGTTTCTAAGCTTTTGAAAATGGATGACCACATTGAAGTTTCAATTGGACAACAAAGAGTTCGACTCTATATTATTACGGGTGTTAAGGAAGATACTGTTTTCGCACCTCAAACTAAGAAAGAGATCAGT GAGATCTCATGGCACAGAATTGATGATCTTCTACCTGCTAGTGATGATGCAATATCTCGTGGAGTGAATGGGATGAAGCTTTATATGGTTGCACCATTTTTGAC GGGTCTAAAATCATGGATAGGCACACATCGGTCCCAAGTATATCAGAAGTCAGATACATCTGCTAGAG GTACTGTGTGGAAAGCGAAGAATCCCTCGGGTGTCTTTGTGCCTGTGGAGAACCCTGTTATTACTAGAGCAGGGTCTGACGCGCAGAACCCTGTTATTACTAGAGCAGGGCCTGGCACGCAGAACCCTGTTATTACTAGAGCAGGATCTGGCACGCAGCACGTCGACAACCGccctggcaaaagcttcagaagctTCAGATTCGATACGGCCAGTATCCTGCAGTCCATGGAAGCTTCCTTTCTGCGTACCTAA